A part of Mesoplodon densirostris isolate mMesDen1 chromosome 10, mMesDen1 primary haplotype, whole genome shotgun sequence genomic DNA contains:
- the C10H6orf132 gene encoding uncharacterized protein C6orf132 homolog: MKKNSTVQGTFSKLFGKKHANPPATSLYATNPPWIFTQEAPEEGTRDFDGIYYGDNRFDTVSESGTATLKARPRVRPLLTFLPLDAQENHGLAVPTPSVPDNFADKQMTGTSKLVNGNLRLYSSVGDLRPGHYGQDLLIPPPPPGPAPAPPPDTPQPQEEPSPPPPPSTAPPPPPLLLEPPSPPSMAPPLPPVMGALSTTPRLSSPSTPTPPDFIPPAPPLPLLPTPAPPAPVSPHTPGTDPLPAAGVTKWKSEVALSDRQPEAPRGSPPRSPAEPKGSLLGPETHLTFPSSLKVPPPAPVRTSSISTQEAQEALPEEGEATKKAPSRLPLPPSFHIRPASQVYPDRATEPDHREEPRATAPASPRPGQFQAWTSEQAETPPPAPPLPTPPPPLPPPAPPLPPASPPLPPAEKAAPPLAGVMKRPKSSSAAPKPKLDPTSPEDTASSESVDWWDPSQMAKLRNELSAYLCGSRREDRFASHRPGPTAASQGKESQKGPSLPEKEAPPSLPEKEVPRSLPEREAPPSVPEESLCSQPERKAATSLTLPPVDYIPQDSPTPSIWQIRNKLEAQLSSSAEKEAKPSRGSLPPKPQLEGVRIFENRADNGKFSKPVAKNLPRLSTTPLPTTPLQSKAMPGPAIPPRDTPEPATPGPAIPPKATPEPATPGPATPPRATPEPATPGPATPPKATPEPATPGPATPPKATPEPPTPGPATPLKATPLPATSSQLIAEKNLVPAGQWEKPEHQELAVPSKPEAEGRSSETSKPTQGALSSPALPPKISPGREEVPFLYKPHRSQNSPSRDVAVVMPTLSRGEAVGSWEPVEVKEPQRLPAKPPASAQPAEELLRHPVTGEVVEQGSPMALLLAARQRAQKGRSRGAALGQSSLPGSLCGHSQPAAGSDSIFYNDGQPSSFTVVPKVPKETEKDPQLTSPGQPKVPSQWKPQPRRDSEGTEPSRGYSWTKTGPSVAWERPAPSSLPQGRLLPKSSSSPPSPSHKREDEFNFEIIPPPPEFSNYPEPPPRSLQYLGRRGSPPRNNFSDLGQLADAGPARGSSRFSASAGPAGAARGLGRFSGVGRSLIKKRLYVFGETPRSPRLPQGGTGRSLTSPSCFGPPPRGPFAAPGGPEVRRVSSTGRAPPAGLHARNMPLEGAPRGEAKYKAPGGGGGGGGGGGNCCSYGDCGCAPATRRSPHSNPHYGSSINTFTVRPGTHHPISYAYSGAHRKSPS, translated from the exons GATGCCCAGGAGAACCATGGACTGGCTGTGCCCACCCCCTCTGTCCCAGACAACTTTGCAGACAAACAAATGACAG GCACCAGCAAGCTCGTCAATGGCAACCTCCGATTATACAGCTCTGTGGGGGACCTAAGGCCCGGGCACTATGGCCAAGACTTGCTCATCCCTCCGCCACCGCCGGGCCCAGCCCCGGCACCACCCCCAGACACTCCACAGCCTCAGGAGGAGccctcaccaccacctccaccttcCACAGCTCCCCCGCCTCCCCCGCTGCTGCTGGAACCCCCGTCCCCGCCCAGCATGGCTCCACCTCTGCCCCCAGTAATGGGGGCCCTATCCACCACACCCCGCCTTTCCTCCCCATCCACACCCACCCCTCCGGACTTCATTCCCCCTGCGCCTCCCCTACCCCTTTTGCCAACCCCGGCTCCCCCAGCTCCAGTGTCTCCTCATACACCGGGGACTGACCCCTTACCCGCTGCGGGTGTCACCAAGTGGAAATCAGAGGTAGCGCTGAGTGACAGGCAGCCAGAGGCCCCCAGAGGCAGCCCCCCCAGGAGCCCTGCTGAGCCCAAGGGGAGCCTCCTGGGACCGGAGACCCACCTCACCTTCCCCAGCTCGCTCAAGgtgcctcccccagccccagtcagGACTTCATCCATCTCCACTCAGGAAGCACAAGAGGCTCTTCCTGAGGAAGGAGAGGCCACCAAGAAGGCCCCCAGTCGACTCCCACTGCCTCCCAGCTTCCACATCCGCCCCGCGTCCCAGGTCTACCCCGACAGGGCCACTGAGCCAGACCATCGCGAGGAGCCCAGGGCTACGGCACCAGCCAGTCCGAGGCCGGGCCAGTTCCAGGCCTGGACAAGTGAACAAGCCGAGactccacctccagcccctcccctgcccactcctccacccccactccctcccccagcaccccctctgcccccagcttcccctccttTGCCACCTGCTGAGAAAGCAGCCCCTCCACTGGCTGGGGTTATGAAAAGACCCAAGTCCAGCTCTGCTGCTCCCAAACCCAAACTTGACCCCACCAGCCCGGAGGACACAGCCTCTTCAGAGTCCGTGGACTGGTGGGATCCCAGCCAGATGGCAAAGCTGCGGAATGAGCTGTCAGCCTATCTCTGTGGCTCAAGGAGAGAGGACCGGTTTGCCAGTCATAGACCAGGCCCAACTGCAGCCTCTCAGGGAAAGGAGAGCCAGAAGGGCCCCAGCCTGCCAGAGAAGGAGGCGCCCCCAAGCCTGCCAGAGAAGGAGGTGCCCCGAAGCCTGCCAGAGAGGGAGGCGCCTCCAAGTGTTCCTGAGGAGAGTCTTTGTAGCCAGCCAGAGAGGAAGGCTGCCACCAGCCTGACCCTCCCTCCTGTGGACTACATCCCCCAAGACTCACCAACTCCTAGCATCTGGCAGATCCGGAATAAGTTGGAGGCCCAGCTTTCCTCATCAGCAGAGAAGGAAGCCAAGCCCAGCAGAGGGTCTCTGCCTCCCAAACCTCAGCTAGAAGGGGTAAGAATCTTTGAAAACAGGGCTGATAACGGCAAATTCTCCAAGCCCGTGGCCAAGAATCTGCCACGTCTATCCACCACCCCTCTGCCAACCACACCACTCCAGTCCAAGGCCATGCCTGGACCAGCCATACCACCCAGGGACACACCTGAGCCAGCCACACCTGGACCAGCCATACCACCCAAGGCCACACCTGAGCCAGCCACACCTGGACCAGCCACACCACCCAGGGCCACACCTGAGCCAGCCACACCTGGACCAGCCACACCACCCAAGGCCACACCTGAGCCAGCCACACCTGGACCAGCCACACCACCCAAGGCCACACCTGAGCCACCCACACCTGGACCAGCCACACCACTCAAGGCCACACCTCTGCCCGCCACATCATCCCAACTGATAGCAGAGAAGAACCTAGTCCCAGCTGGGCAGTGGGAGAAGCCAGAACATCAAGAACTTGCAGTGCCCTCCAAGCCAGAGGCAGAAGGGCGCTCCTCAGAGACCAGTAAACCTACACAGGGAGCCCTCTCATCTCCAGCCCTCCCCCCAAAGATATCCCCTGGCCGAGAAGAGGTGCCATTTCTCTATAAGCCCCATCGCAGCCAGAACAGCCCCAGCAGAGATGTGGCCGTGGTGATGCCCACCCTGTCCAGAGGAGAGGCTGTAGGGTCATGGGAGCCTGTGGAGGTGAAGGAGCCCCAAAGGCTGCCAGCCAAACCCCCCGCCTCAGCCCAGCCTGCTGAGGAACTCCTCAGGCATCCAGTGACAGGGGAGGTGGTGGAGCAGGGCTCCCCGATGGCTCTTCTCCTTGcagccaggcagagggcacagaagGGGAGGTCCAGAGGGGCTGCCCTGGGCCAGTCCTCCCTGCCAGGGAGTCTCTGTGGCCACAGCCAGCCCGCGGCAGGCTCTGACAGCATCTTCTACAACGACGGCCAGCCCAGCTCCTTCACAGTAGTCCCCAAGGTAcccaaggagactgagaaggaccCCCAGCTAACCTCACCAGGACAGCCCAAGGTACCCAGTCAGTGGAAGCCCCAGCCCCGCAGAGACTCAGAGGGCACGGAGCCCAGCCGGGGGTACAGCTGGACAAAGACGGGGCCCTCCGTGGCCTGGGAAAGACCAGCGCCCTCCAGCCTCCCCCAGGGCCGCCTGCTGCCCAagtcctcctcttcccctccttctccttcccacaaGAGGGAGGATGAGTTCAACTTTGAGATCATCCCACCGCCTCCAGAATTCAGCAATTACCCCGAGCCCCCGCCCCGCTCCCTGCAGTATCTGGGGCGCCGGGGCTCCCCTCCCCGGAACAACTTCTCAGACTTGGGGCAGCTCGCGGACGCGGGCCCCGCTCGCGGCTCCTCGCGCTTTTCCGCCAGTGCGGGCCCCGCCGGGGCCGCCAGGGGCCTGGGCCGTTTCTCGGGCGTGGGCCGTTCGCTTATCAAGAAGCGCCTGTACGTCTTCGGGGAGACCCCCCGCAGCCCCAGGCTGCCCCAGGGCGGCACCGGCCGCAGCCTGACTTCCCCTAGCTGCTTCGGGCCGCCGCCCAGAGGGCCCTTCGCAGCGCCCGGAGGCCCGGAGGTGCGGCGCGTCAGCTCGACGGGCCGCGCGCCCCCCGCCGGCCTGCACGCGCGGAATATGCCCCTGGAGGGCGCCCCCCGCGGAGAGGCCAAGTACAAAgcgcccggcggcggcggcggcggcggtggcggcggcggcaacTGTTGCAGCTACGGCGACTGCGGCTGCGCCCCGGCTACCCGCAG GTCTCCCCACAGCAACCCCCACTATGGAAGCTCCATCAACACATTCACCGTGAGGCCCGGGACCCACCATCCCATCTCCTATGCCTACTCGGGGGCCCATCGGAAGTCCCCATCCTGA